The Armatimonadota bacterium genome contains a region encoding:
- a CDS encoding phosphomannomutase, with protein sequence MGQLVPCFKAYDVRGKVPSELNPSVAYAIGRAYGRIIGAKTVCIGYDIRLSGPELGEALAAGLNAEGCDVVDLGCVGTEMVYFATALYNYDGGVMITASHNPPEYNGMKMVRSESRPISGDTGLLDIEAETRKILDSEPIPDSFQAKQTPKDVYADYIEHLCKIVPIDELKPLKVLANAGNGAAGLAMEKLAAKLPLKVTPVLFEPDGHFPNGVPNPILEESRVSTLQKMTSDGPFDFAVAWDGDYDRCFFFDEKQRFIEGYYIVGLLTQAIFSVNPNQTIIYDPRLTWNTLEIAEKLGGRAVVCKSGHAFIKEKMRAEDAIYGGEMSAHHYFKQHWYCDSGMIPLLMIAHLVSTSGKSLGQLVDQMMQDFPCSGEINSTVSNVADVLAKVEAAYPGGLVSKLDGLSIDFDNWRFNLRGSNTEPVIRLNVETRGDHALMEQKTQELLDIIRG encoded by the coding sequence ATGGGCCAGCTTGTTCCTTGCTTCAAAGCCTACGATGTACGCGGCAAAGTCCCTTCCGAACTTAACCCTTCTGTGGCCTATGCAATCGGTCGGGCGTATGGCCGAATCATTGGTGCCAAAACGGTCTGCATTGGATACGATATTCGGCTCAGTGGCCCAGAACTCGGCGAAGCGTTAGCTGCGGGTCTCAATGCTGAAGGTTGCGACGTGGTTGATCTCGGGTGTGTCGGCACCGAGATGGTGTACTTCGCCACCGCTTTATACAACTACGACGGCGGCGTAATGATTACGGCTAGCCACAATCCGCCTGAATACAACGGCATGAAGATGGTCCGATCCGAAAGTCGTCCGATCAGTGGCGACACCGGATTGCTGGACATCGAAGCCGAAACTCGAAAAATCCTTGATTCCGAGCCTATTCCCGACTCGTTCCAGGCGAAGCAGACTCCAAAGGATGTCTATGCGGACTACATCGAACACCTCTGCAAGATCGTTCCCATTGATGAGCTGAAGCCACTCAAAGTGCTTGCAAACGCAGGAAATGGAGCCGCAGGACTCGCCATGGAAAAGTTGGCCGCGAAGTTACCGCTAAAGGTCACACCAGTTTTGTTTGAACCCGATGGTCACTTCCCGAATGGAGTTCCTAATCCGATTTTGGAAGAATCGCGTGTTTCAACCCTGCAAAAGATGACCAGCGATGGCCCATTTGATTTCGCGGTGGCTTGGGATGGCGATTACGATCGTTGCTTCTTCTTTGACGAGAAGCAGCGGTTTATTGAAGGTTATTACATCGTTGGTTTGCTCACGCAGGCGATCTTTTCCGTTAATCCAAATCAAACGATTATTTATGACCCAAGACTCACTTGGAACACGCTTGAAATTGCCGAAAAACTAGGAGGGCGAGCGGTCGTTTGTAAGAGTGGCCACGCATTCATCAAAGAAAAAATGCGCGCCGAAGACGCGATCTATGGCGGTGAGATGAGCGCGCACCACTATTTCAAGCAGCATTGGTACTGCGACAGCGGCATGATTCCATTGCTGATGATCGCCCACCTCGTCAGCACTTCTGGAAAATCTCTGGGACAACTTGTCGACCAGATGATGCAGGACTTCCCATGCAGCGGAGAAATAAACTCCACTGTATCCAATGTGGCCGATGTCCTGGCAAAGGTCGAAGCAGCTTATCCTGGAGGATTAGTCAGTAAGCTGGATGGTCTGAGCATCGATTTTGACAATTGGAGATTTAACCTTCGCGGATCCAACACAGAGCCTGTGATCAGACTTAATGTGGAAACTCGCGGAGATCATGCGCTTATGGAGCAAAAAACTCAAGAATTGCTCGACATTATTCGCGGATAA
- a CDS encoding S-layer homology domain-containing protein translates to MDLNWGHVCAWAREIMMKSTFRIALAVAMTTLFVVPAMAQDNFPDVPENHWAFEAIENLKREGILVGYPDG, encoded by the coding sequence ATGGACCTCAACTGGGGCCATGTTTGCGCATGGGCGAGAGAAATCATGATGAAAAGCACTTTTAGAATTGCTCTAGCTGTTGCCATGACGACACTGTTTGTCGTACCTGCAATGGCACAAGATAACTTCCCGGACGTACCGGAAAATCACTGGGCATTTGAAGCCATTGAGAACCTGAAGCGAGAAGGAATTCTCGTGGGTTACCCAGATGGC
- a CDS encoding deoxyribonuclease IV, with protein sequence MTQRLIGAHMPTKGGLGEAVRNGKKIGCTAVQVFTSSPQQWRAKPITDEMVADFKAAKEATGIDCVVSHDSYLVNLCAELPEKKQQSREGLKAEIERCHQYGIRWCVSHIGAHTGRGVETGLKESAESLLWVFENSPDDVMVLAETTAGQGSCLNSKFEEISEFFELCKGHPRLGVCLDTCHIFAAGYPISAPEEFTQTFNMFDQLIGISNLKCIHVNDSKKPLGSRVDRHDHIGEGEIGRSAFMNLMADTRLAHIPMIVETPDAEENHERNVKSLFEMVKSNSNG encoded by the coding sequence ATGACTCAACGGCTGATCGGCGCACATATGCCCACAAAGGGAGGGCTCGGTGAAGCGGTTCGAAACGGCAAGAAGATTGGTTGTACGGCGGTTCAGGTGTTCACATCGAGCCCGCAACAATGGCGCGCGAAACCAATCACCGATGAAATGGTCGCCGACTTCAAAGCCGCCAAAGAAGCCACAGGAATCGACTGCGTCGTCAGCCACGACAGCTATCTCGTGAATTTGTGCGCAGAATTGCCGGAAAAGAAGCAGCAGAGCAGAGAAGGCCTGAAGGCAGAAATAGAGCGATGTCATCAATATGGGATTCGCTGGTGCGTGAGCCATATCGGCGCGCATACGGGCCGCGGAGTCGAAACTGGGTTAAAAGAATCGGCTGAAAGCTTGCTCTGGGTGTTCGAAAATTCTCCCGATGACGTTATGGTTTTGGCGGAGACAACGGCTGGTCAAGGAAGCTGTTTGAACTCAAAATTTGAAGAGATTTCAGAGTTTTTTGAGCTTTGTAAGGGGCATCCACGGCTCGGAGTTTGCCTTGATACCTGCCACATCTTTGCAGCGGGATATCCGATTTCGGCGCCGGAAGAATTCACGCAAACGTTTAACATGTTCGACCAGCTGATTGGCATCTCAAACCTGAAATGCATCCACGTGAACGATAGCAAGAAGCCGCTGGGTAGCCGGGTTGACCGCCACGATCACATTGGGGAGGGCGAAATCGGAAGATCAGCATTTATGAACTTGATGGCCGATACAAGGCTCGCTCACATTCCAATGATCGTCGAAACTCCCGACGCAGAAGAGAACCATGAACGAAATGTTAAATCGCTTTTTGAGATGGTAAAGTCGAATTCAAATGGCTGA
- a CDS encoding GyrI-like domain-containing protein: MADFRHSNEPTRKAYGLLHIGPYPMIGSKFGPLMGIVQSAGLPITEVLGVFHDDQSTVAQSELRSHACVCFAPGTEISADLDLELVEIPGGEYVVGTHKGPYEGLHSSWGEFVTSVIGSGVKLGSMPCFEIYRNDCSQVPESELLTDMYTKVE, encoded by the coding sequence ATGGCTGATTTCAGACACTCAAATGAACCAACCCGGAAAGCCTATGGCTTGCTACACATAGGGCCATATCCGATGATCGGGTCCAAGTTTGGACCGCTAATGGGCATCGTTCAATCAGCCGGATTGCCCATCACTGAAGTCCTCGGCGTTTTTCACGACGATCAGTCTACGGTGGCTCAAAGTGAACTGCGCTCCCACGCTTGTGTCTGCTTTGCCCCCGGGACAGAGATCTCAGCAGACTTGGATCTCGAACTAGTTGAGATTCCTGGTGGAGAATATGTTGTGGGAACGCACAAAGGTCCCTACGAAGGGCTCCACAGCTCATGGGGCGAGTTCGTGACTAGTGTTATCGGTTCTGGAGTGAAGCTTGGGTCAATGCCATGCTTTGAAATCTATCGCAACGATTGTAGTCAGGTTCCTGAGTCAGAATTGCTCACGGACATGTACACAAAAGTTGAATAG